The Zerene cesonia ecotype Mississippi chromosome 19, Zerene_cesonia_1.1, whole genome shotgun sequence genome has a window encoding:
- the LOC119834314 gene encoding kin of IRRE-like protein 2: MRKRAIYAPSEGRYDLMVSNVSYERDNGRFECRIKAGGSGRTLHSQGHELVVLTQPQPPLLSPGTHAQAQEGRELNLTCSSTGGSPSPDIKWYRDGSTYPMEASVVNGRTRSQASVSTLTLAPNREDDGATFRCVVWNRAMPEGQKMDATVDLSVNFWGMD, encoded by the exons ATGAGAAAAAG AGCAATCTACGCTCCGTCGGAAGGGCGTTACGATTTGATGGTGTCGAACGTATCTTACGAGCGGGATAATGGTAGATTCGAATGCCGGATTAAGGCAGGTGGTTCTGGAAGGACGTTGCACTCCCAGGGTCACGAGTTGGTCGTGCTCACTCAACCGCAGCCGCCGCTACTCAGCCCGGGCACGCACGCGCAGGCGCAGGAGGGCCGAGAGCTCAATCTGACTTGTTCCTCGACAGGTGGATCGCCTAGCCCCGATATTAA GTGGTATCGAGATGGTTCAACATATCCAATGGAGGCGAGTGTTGTCAACGGTAGGACCAGGTCGCAGGCGTCGGTATCCACGCTCACACTGGCGCCCAATCGCGAAGACGATGGAGCCACCTTCCGCTGCGTGGTGTGGAACCGGGCCATGCCTGAAGGACAAAAGATGGATGCCACCGTCGACTTGAGTGTCAACT